One window from the genome of Betaproteobacteria bacterium encodes:
- a CDS encoding leucyl aminopeptidase translates to MEFSIKSGSPEKQRTGCVVVGVFEGRKLTASAQGIDRAAKGFITDVLSRGDLEGKAGTTLLLQSVAGVPSDRVLLVGLGKDREMGESAYRKAIDTAVKALRATGATDAAFFLTDITLRKRDTAFKVEQAVLGIMEGMYRFDRMKSKPEENKPEENKRALGKVVLHLARRSDVAAGEAAAHRAYAIAGGVCLARDLGNLPANVCTPAYLATEAQALAKLHGLNCEVLGEKELEKLGMGAFLAVARGSRQPPKLIVLEHRGAKKKGQPPVVLVGKGVTFDTGGISLKPAPEMDEMKFDMCGAASVLGTMKAVALMKLPMNVVGIVPATENMPGGNAIKPGDIVTTMSGKTVEILNTDAEGRLILCDALTYAERYKPAAVVDIATLTGAMVIALGNIATGLFANTDSLARELIQAGDASWDRAWHLPLWDDYQEGLKSNFADIPNIASRAGGAITAACFLERFAKAYPWAHLDVAGTAWKSGAEKGATGRPVALLANFLTRRSA, encoded by the coding sequence ATGGAATTTAGCATAAAGAGCGGCAGCCCCGAAAAGCAGCGCACCGGATGCGTGGTGGTTGGTGTCTTCGAAGGTCGAAAGCTCACTGCCTCCGCGCAGGGCATTGACCGTGCCGCCAAGGGTTTCATCACGGATGTACTGAGCCGCGGCGACCTGGAAGGCAAGGCCGGCACGACGCTCCTCCTGCAGAGCGTGGCGGGCGTGCCGTCCGACCGCGTCCTCCTCGTCGGGCTCGGCAAGGACCGCGAGATGGGCGAGTCGGCCTACCGGAAGGCCATCGACACGGCCGTCAAGGCGCTGCGCGCCACCGGGGCGACCGATGCGGCCTTCTTCCTCACCGACATCACGCTGCGCAAGCGCGACACGGCCTTCAAGGTCGAGCAGGCAGTGCTCGGCATCATGGAGGGGATGTACCGCTTCGACCGCATGAAGAGCAAGCCGGAGGAGAACAAGCCGGAGGAGAACAAGCGGGCCCTTGGCAAGGTGGTCCTGCACTTGGCGAGGCGCAGCGACGTCGCGGCCGGCGAAGCGGCCGCCCATCGGGCCTACGCCATCGCCGGGGGCGTTTGCCTCGCGCGCGACCTCGGCAACCTGCCGGCCAACGTGTGCACGCCGGCCTACCTCGCCACCGAAGCCCAGGCGCTCGCGAAACTGCACGGGCTCAATTGCGAGGTCCTGGGCGAGAAGGAACTCGAGAAGCTCGGCATGGGCGCGTTCCTGGCCGTCGCGCGCGGCAGCCGCCAGCCCCCGAAACTGATCGTCCTCGAGCACCGCGGCGCGAAGAAGAAGGGCCAGCCCCCCGTGGTTCTCGTGGGCAAGGGCGTCACGTTCGACACGGGCGGCATCTCGCTCAAGCCCGCGCCCGAGATGGACGAGATGAAATTCGACATGTGCGGCGCGGCGAGCGTGCTGGGCACGATGAAGGCTGTCGCCCTCATGAAACTGCCGATGAACGTCGTGGGCATCGTCCCCGCCACCGAGAACATGCCCGGCGGCAACGCCATCAAGCCCGGTGACATCGTGACCACGATGTCCGGCAAGACGGTCGAGATCCTCAACACCGATGCCGAGGGCCGCCTCATCCTCTGCGATGCCCTCACCTACGCGGAGCGCTACAAGCCCGCGGCCGTCGTGGACATCGCCACCCTGACCGGTGCGATGGTGATCGCGCTGGGCAACATCGCCACCGGCCTCTTCGCCAACACCGATTCGCTGGCCCGGGAACTCATCCAGGCGGGCGATGCCTCATGGGACCGCGCCTGGCACCTGCCGCTGTGGGACGACTACCAGGAGGGGCTCAAGTCCAACTTCGCGGACATCCCCAACATCGCCTCGCGCGCGGGCGGCGCGATCACCGCTGCCTGCTTCCTCGAGCGCTTTGCCAAGGCCTACCCCTGGGCGCACCTGGACGTCGCCGGCACCGCCTGGAAATCGGGAGCCGAGAAAGGCGCCACCGGCCGCCCCGTCGCGCTGCTCGCGAATTTCCTCACGCGGCGCTCGGCGTGA
- a CDS encoding efflux transporter outer membrane subunit, which produces MFPKLPLAAAAAILLAGCAVGPDYVRPAVDSPAVYKEAGEWKLARPADASPRGDWWKAFGDPALDGLMAQVQVGNQDLRAAEARYRQARTALDASQSAFFPTFTGSAAATKSSQSAGSQGLDTGAVRSYRAEADMRWEIDLWGRLRRSYESSRASAEASAGDLEAARLSLQASLAQAYFQLRVTDVQRQLLDDAVAAYAKSLELTQNRYSAGVAAKVEVVQAQSQLLATRAQAIDLGATRAQLEHAIAVLIGKAPAQFALPPARFASTLPGIPPGLPSALLERRPDIAAAERRAMAANAQIGVATAAYFPALTFPAAAGYASSSFANWVAAPSSYWLLGPALGLTLLDFGARAAAVDSATAAWEQSVASYRQTVLDAFQEVEDNLAILRILEEEATVQEAAVRAARETVTLTTNQYKAGTANYLAVVVFQANQLSNERAEVSLLGRRLTASVGLIKALGGGWDGSLAPREASPP; this is translated from the coding sequence ATGTTTCCGAAGCTTCCCCTCGCCGCCGCCGCGGCGATCCTCCTCGCCGGCTGCGCGGTCGGACCGGACTACGTGCGTCCCGCCGTCGACTCTCCGGCCGTCTACAAGGAGGCAGGAGAGTGGAAGTTGGCCCGGCCTGCCGACGCCTCGCCCCGCGGCGACTGGTGGAAGGCTTTCGGCGATCCCGCCCTCGACGGACTCATGGCGCAGGTGCAGGTGGGCAACCAGGACCTGCGTGCCGCCGAGGCGCGCTATCGGCAGGCCCGCACGGCCCTCGACGCTTCGCAATCCGCGTTCTTCCCGACGTTCACCGGAAGTGCTGCGGCCACGAAGAGCAGCCAGTCCGCGGGCAGCCAGGGGCTGGACACCGGCGCCGTGCGCAGCTACCGCGCCGAGGCCGACATGCGCTGGGAGATCGACTTGTGGGGCCGGCTGCGGCGTTCCTACGAATCGAGCCGCGCGTCGGCCGAGGCGAGCGCGGGAGACCTCGAGGCCGCGCGCCTGTCGCTGCAGGCGAGCCTCGCGCAGGCCTACTTCCAGTTGCGAGTGACCGATGTGCAGCGCCAGCTTCTCGACGACGCCGTGGCCGCGTATGCGAAATCGCTCGAGCTCACGCAGAACCGCTATTCGGCTGGTGTCGCCGCGAAGGTCGAAGTCGTGCAGGCGCAATCGCAGCTCCTCGCCACGCGGGCGCAGGCGATCGACCTGGGCGCCACGCGCGCCCAGCTCGAGCATGCGATCGCCGTGCTCATCGGCAAGGCGCCGGCGCAGTTCGCGCTCCCGCCGGCGAGGTTCGCCTCGACGCTGCCCGGGATTCCTCCGGGATTGCCCTCGGCCCTGCTGGAGCGCCGCCCCGACATCGCCGCGGCCGAGCGGCGCGCGATGGCCGCCAACGCCCAGATCGGCGTCGCGACGGCGGCCTACTTTCCGGCGCTCACGTTCCCCGCGGCTGCCGGGTATGCGTCCTCGTCGTTCGCGAACTGGGTGGCGGCGCCGAGCAGCTACTGGCTGCTGGGCCCGGCGCTCGGGCTCACGCTCCTCGATTTCGGTGCGCGCGCGGCCGCCGTCGATTCCGCGACCGCGGCGTGGGAGCAGAGCGTCGCCAGCTATCGCCAGACGGTGCTGGACGCCTTCCAGGAAGTCGAGGACAACCTCGCCATCCTGCGCATCCTCGAGGAAGAGGCCACGGTGCAGGAGGCCGCGGTGCGCGCGGCGCGCGAAACCGTGACGCTCACAACCAACCAATACAAGGCGGGCACCGCGAACTACCTGGCCGTGGTCGTGTTCCAGGCGAACCAGCTCAGCAATGAGCGGGCCGAGGTATCGTTGCTGGGCCGCAGGCTCACGGCCAGCGTGGGCCTCATCAAGGCCCTGGGAGGCGGCTGGGATGGCTCGCTCGCACCCCGCGAAGCCTCGCCTCCGTGA
- a CDS encoding valine--tRNA ligase codes for MELEKSFAPHAIEAHWYPYWESRGWFKATFDAARPSFSIQLPPPNVTGTLHMGHAFQQTLMDVLTRWHRMKGENVLWQPGTDHAGIATQMVVERQLEQEGTSRRALGRDKFVERVREWKEASGSTITRQMRRLGASCDWSREYFTMDEARSRAVTEVFVRLHEEGLIYRGKRLVNWDPVLLTAVSDLEVESREENGSLWHLRYPLEEGTECLVVATTRPETMLGDTAVAVHPEDRRYKHLIGRMIRLPLADRLIPVIGDEYVDREFGTGCVKITPAHDFNDYQVGARHSLPMVDIFTLDAKVNDNAPAPYRGLDRFEARKRVLADLDKAGLVDSVKPHKLMQPRSQRSDAVVEPMLSDQWFVKMDGLARLGLETVNDGRIRFVPDEWTTVYRQWLENIQDWCISRQLWWGHQIPAWYADDGTPYVGRTFEEACAKAKTGGKALSPDRRDPDMLDTWFSSAFVPFSALGWPDGAQFARERKFYLPSSVMITGPDIIFFWVARMIMTTLHFTGEIPFRDVYLNATVRDGEGQRMSKSKGNTIDPIDVIDGIGLPALLEKSTKGLMLASHKDAAARRIKRDYPEGITSYGADALRFTFAALSTLGRTLNFDLKRCEGYRSFCNKLWNATRFVLMNCEGKDTGLDAASPVELSFADRWIVSRLQRAEAQVAQGFEEYRFDTAARALYEFAWDEYCDWYVELAKVQLQTGSEAAQRGTRRTLIRVLETTLRLAHPIIPFITEELWQKVAPLAGATGETVMLARWPQPQPDKIDEEAERAVAALKELTNAARNLRSEMGLAPGQRVPAFVQAGPEVAIHLPYLQALARLSEARVVSALPDVECPVAATGSGKLMLHVEIDRTAERERLAKEAARLDGEIAKAETNLGNEAFVARAPAAVVDQMKKRLADFRTKLEDIRSQLARLA; via the coding sequence ATGGAACTCGAGAAAAGCTTCGCCCCTCACGCCATCGAGGCGCACTGGTACCCCTACTGGGAATCCCGCGGCTGGTTCAAGGCCACCTTTGACGCCGCGCGCCCGTCGTTCTCCATCCAGCTGCCGCCGCCCAACGTCACCGGCACGCTGCACATGGGGCACGCCTTCCAGCAGACGCTGATGGATGTCCTCACCCGCTGGCACCGGATGAAGGGGGAGAACGTCCTCTGGCAGCCGGGCACGGATCACGCCGGCATCGCGACGCAAATGGTGGTCGAGCGCCAGCTGGAGCAGGAGGGCACCTCGCGCCGCGCGCTGGGCCGCGACAAGTTCGTCGAGCGCGTCCGGGAATGGAAGGAGGCGTCGGGGTCGACCATCACGCGCCAGATGCGACGCCTGGGCGCCTCCTGCGACTGGTCGCGCGAGTACTTCACCATGGACGAGGCGCGCTCGCGCGCCGTGACGGAAGTGTTCGTCCGCCTGCACGAGGAGGGCCTCATCTACCGGGGCAAGCGCCTCGTGAACTGGGATCCGGTCCTGCTTACCGCCGTGTCCGACCTCGAAGTCGAATCGCGGGAAGAAAACGGTTCGCTCTGGCACCTGCGCTACCCGCTCGAGGAAGGGACGGAATGCCTCGTGGTGGCCACGACGCGCCCCGAAACGATGCTGGGCGACACCGCGGTGGCCGTGCATCCCGAAGACCGGCGCTACAAGCACCTCATCGGGCGAATGATCCGGCTGCCGCTCGCGGACCGGCTGATCCCGGTCATCGGCGACGAATACGTGGACCGGGAATTCGGCACCGGCTGCGTGAAGATCACGCCCGCCCACGACTTCAACGACTACCAGGTCGGCGCGCGCCATTCGCTGCCGATGGTGGACATCTTCACTCTCGACGCGAAGGTGAACGACAACGCCCCCGCGCCATACCGCGGCCTCGACCGTTTCGAGGCGAGGAAGCGCGTGCTGGCCGACCTGGACAAGGCCGGCCTGGTGGACAGCGTGAAGCCGCACAAGCTCATGCAGCCGCGCTCGCAGCGCTCCGACGCCGTCGTCGAGCCGATGCTTTCGGACCAGTGGTTCGTGAAGATGGATGGCCTGGCCAGGCTCGGCCTCGAGACGGTGAACGACGGGCGCATCCGGTTCGTGCCGGACGAATGGACGACGGTCTACCGCCAGTGGCTCGAGAACATCCAGGACTGGTGCATCTCGCGGCAGCTGTGGTGGGGGCACCAGATCCCGGCGTGGTACGCCGATGACGGCACGCCGTACGTGGGGCGCACCTTCGAGGAAGCTTGCGCGAAGGCGAAGACCGGCGGCAAGGCCCTTTCGCCCGACAGGCGCGATCCCGACATGCTCGACACGTGGTTCTCGTCGGCCTTCGTTCCCTTCTCGGCACTGGGGTGGCCCGACGGGGCGCAGTTCGCCCGCGAACGCAAGTTCTACCTGCCTTCTTCGGTGATGATCACGGGGCCGGACATCATTTTCTTCTGGGTCGCGCGCATGATCATGACGACGCTCCACTTCACCGGCGAAATCCCGTTCAGGGACGTATACCTGAATGCGACCGTGCGCGACGGCGAGGGTCAGCGGATGTCGAAGTCGAAGGGGAACACCATCGACCCCATCGACGTGATCGACGGGATCGGGCTTCCCGCGTTGCTGGAGAAATCCACCAAGGGGCTGATGCTCGCCTCGCACAAGGATGCCGCGGCCAGGCGCATCAAGCGCGACTATCCGGAAGGAATCACGTCCTACGGCGCGGACGCACTGCGCTTCACCTTCGCCGCGCTCTCCACGCTCGGGCGCACCCTGAATTTCGACCTGAAGCGCTGCGAGGGCTACCGCAGCTTCTGCAACAAGCTCTGGAACGCGACTCGCTTCGTCCTGATGAACTGCGAAGGCAAGGACACCGGCCTCGACGCCGCCTCGCCCGTCGAACTCTCCTTTGCCGACCGGTGGATCGTCTCGCGATTGCAGCGCGCGGAGGCGCAAGTCGCGCAGGGCTTCGAGGAATACCGTTTCGATACCGCTGCGCGCGCGCTCTACGAATTCGCCTGGGACGAGTACTGCGATTGGTACGTGGAGCTCGCCAAGGTGCAGCTCCAGACCGGGAGCGAGGCCGCCCAGCGCGGCACGCGCCGCACGCTCATCCGGGTGCTCGAGACGACGCTGCGCCTGGCCCACCCCATCATCCCCTTCATCACGGAAGAGCTCTGGCAGAAGGTGGCGCCGCTCGCCGGCGCCACGGGCGAAACCGTCATGCTCGCGCGCTGGCCGCAGCCGCAGCCCGACAAGATCGACGAGGAGGCCGAGCGCGCCGTCGCCGCCTTGAAGGAACTCACCAACGCGGCCAGGAACCTGCGATCCGAGATGGGCCTCGCCCCGGGGCAGCGCGTGCCGGCGTTCGTGCAGGCCGGTCCCGAGGTGGCGATCCACCTGCCGTACCTGCAAGCCCTCGCGCGCCTGTCGGAGGCCAGGGTCGTCAGCGCGCTTCCGGATGTGGAGTGCCCCGTCGCAGCGACCGGAAGCGGCAAGCTCATGCTTCACGTCGAGATCGACCGTACCGCCGAACGCGAGCGGTTGGCGAAGGAAGCCGCGCGGCTGGACGGCGAGATCGCCAAGGCCGAAACCAACCTGGGCAACGAGGCTTTCGTCGCGCGTGCGCCGGCCGCCGTGGTGGACCAGATGAAGAAGCGGCTCGCGGACTTCCGCACGAAGCTCGAAGACATCCGGTCACAGCTCGCGCGCCTCGCCTGA
- a CDS encoding enoyl-CoA hydratase/isomerase family protein, with the protein MTEAVLLEYRPNAAIITLNRPEKLNALDGALAGELDRITREVAGDKVIRAVMLRGAGRAFMSGGDVSGFHSNLDTLEARFPEMGKVFHASITRLRTMDKPVLACVHGAVAGGGLSVMLACDLAIASNDALFSLAYANIGTSPDGGSSFTLPRIVGMRKALELAFLGERIDAETACTLGLVNWVVDPAELEARALSLLERLAAGPTFAFARTKALFNETWERPMAAQLDAELVAFARCVPTRDFAEGTGAFVAKRRPEFTGE; encoded by the coding sequence ATGACCGAAGCCGTCCTCCTGGAATACCGCCCCAACGCGGCCATCATCACGCTCAACCGCCCCGAGAAGCTCAATGCCCTGGACGGCGCGCTGGCGGGCGAACTCGACCGCATCACGCGCGAGGTGGCCGGGGACAAGGTCATTCGCGCGGTGATGCTCCGCGGGGCCGGCCGCGCCTTCATGTCGGGAGGCGATGTCTCCGGGTTCCACTCGAATCTCGACACGCTGGAAGCGCGCTTTCCCGAGATGGGCAAGGTCTTCCATGCGTCCATCACGCGCCTGCGCACGATGGACAAGCCCGTGCTCGCCTGCGTGCACGGCGCCGTGGCCGGCGGAGGCCTGTCCGTCATGCTCGCCTGCGACCTCGCCATCGCCTCGAACGACGCACTGTTTTCGCTCGCCTACGCGAACATCGGGACCTCGCCGGACGGCGGAAGCTCCTTCACGCTGCCTCGGATCGTGGGAATGCGAAAGGCGCTGGAACTCGCGTTCCTGGGCGAGCGCATCGACGCCGAAACGGCCTGCACCCTGGGTCTGGTGAACTGGGTCGTGGATCCCGCGGAACTCGAAGCGCGCGCCCTCTCCCTGCTCGAGCGCCTCGCGGCCGGGCCGACCTTCGCCTTCGCGCGCACGAAAGCCCTGTTCAACGAGACGTGGGAGCGCCCGATGGCTGCGCAGCTCGATGCGGAGCTCGTCGCGTTCGCCCGCTGCGTGCCGACGCGCGATTTTGCGGAAGGCACGGGCGCCTTCGTGGCGAAGCGGCGTCCCGAGTTCACCGGGGAGTAG
- a CDS encoding NAD(P)-dependent oxidoreductase, whose product MTTLAGKTVFITGASRGIGREIALRAARDGANVAIAAKSAEPHPKLRGTIHTVAAEVEAAGGKALAIALDVRDDSAIAAAVAATIQAFGALDILVNNASAISLTPTLQTPARRFDLMMGVNLRGTFLCSQACIPHLGKAANPHILNLAPPLAMKAKWFAPHTAYTISKYGMSLCTLGMAEELKPDGIAVNSLWPATTIATAAVEFNFPPEILAASRHPAIMADAAHAILTSNSRETTGNFFLDEDVLRAAGVTDFGRYAVTPGTPLFRDLFVE is encoded by the coding sequence ATGACGACGCTGGCCGGCAAGACGGTTTTCATCACCGGCGCCTCGCGCGGCATCGGCCGCGAGATCGCGCTGCGCGCCGCACGCGACGGCGCCAACGTGGCGATCGCCGCCAAGTCCGCCGAGCCGCATCCGAAGCTCAGGGGCACCATCCACACCGTCGCCGCCGAAGTCGAGGCGGCGGGCGGCAAGGCGCTCGCCATCGCCCTCGACGTGCGCGACGACTCCGCCATCGCGGCGGCGGTCGCCGCCACGATCCAGGCGTTCGGCGCACTCGACATCCTCGTGAACAACGCGAGCGCCATCAGCCTCACGCCGACGCTGCAGACCCCGGCGCGACGCTTCGACCTGATGATGGGAGTGAACCTGCGCGGGACCTTCCTGTGCTCGCAGGCCTGCATCCCGCACCTCGGCAAGGCGGCGAACCCGCACATCCTCAACCTCGCCCCGCCCCTCGCGATGAAGGCGAAATGGTTCGCTCCGCACACCGCGTACACGATCTCGAAATACGGCATGAGCCTGTGCACGCTCGGCATGGCCGAGGAACTGAAACCCGACGGGATCGCCGTGAACTCGCTGTGGCCGGCGACCACCATCGCCACCGCCGCCGTGGAGTTCAATTTCCCGCCGGAGATCCTCGCGGCGAGCCGCCACCCGGCCATCATGGCCGATGCGGCGCACGCCATCCTCACGAGCAACAGCCGGGAGACAACGGGGAACTTCTTCCTCGACGAGGACGTGCTGCGCGCCGCGGGCGTGACAGACTTCGGCCGCTACGCCGTCACGCCAGGCACGCCGCTCTTCCGGGACCTCTTCGTCGAATGA
- a CDS encoding DNA polymerase III subunit chi, with product MTRIDFYHYAEDKLRYACRLAAKAADGDNRLVVYSPDAQVLAGFDRLLWTFQSIRFVPHCRATDPIAPETPVILAASEEGLSHHDVLLNLADEWPPFFASFERLLEIVGKDEEDRQRARGRFVFYRKRGYEINVNAIEEA from the coding sequence GTGACGCGCATCGACTTCTACCACTACGCCGAGGACAAGCTGCGCTACGCCTGCCGCCTCGCGGCCAAGGCGGCCGATGGCGACAACCGGCTGGTGGTCTATTCGCCGGACGCGCAGGTTCTCGCGGGGTTCGACCGCTTGCTCTGGACTTTCCAGTCGATCCGCTTCGTTCCCCATTGCCGCGCCACCGATCCGATCGCGCCCGAAACGCCCGTGATCCTCGCGGCGAGCGAGGAAGGGCTGTCGCACCACGACGTGCTCCTGAATCTCGCGGACGAGTGGCCGCCCTTCTTCGCCTCCTTCGAGCGACTGCTCGAGATCGTGGGCAAGGATGAGGAGGACAGGCAGCGCGCCCGCGGCCGGTTCGTCTTCTACCGCAAGCGCGGTTACGAGATCAACGTGAACGCGATCGAGGAGGCCTGA
- a CDS encoding MFS transporter yields MPLPHSLRALASPNFRRYYAGQAVSMIGTWVQSLALMWLAYRLSGSTLFTGLVGFLNSVPYLVLSPFAGVLGDRLDRRRILITVLSLLCLQSLVLAILSGLGVITMTQLAVLAFFAGLANSFETPTRQSFFVLLLDDKDDLPNAIALNSILMNGARLVGPSIGGFIVAAWGETACFALNSASFLAVLVALFGIKVRPAPPRAASHPLADLADGWRYAMGSVPIRSMLFLLGTLSFTIGPYSTLMPAIAVKTFGEGAHLVGIFIGAVGLGAVISAVSLARRPSVRGLGKWIPIAAITAGVGACGFSFSRSVPLSAFLIGLAGFGMFMTAATCNTILQSIVDDDKRGRVMSYYTMFFIGSLPIGHLAAGSLAERIGAPFTFLVGGIACIVAGTIFAFRLPSFRSHLRPVYLERGIIPPTGDPPQ; encoded by the coding sequence GTGCCCCTACCCCACAGCCTTCGAGCGCTCGCCTCGCCCAACTTCCGCCGCTATTACGCCGGGCAGGCGGTGTCGATGATCGGGACCTGGGTGCAGTCGCTGGCGCTCATGTGGCTCGCCTACCGCCTGTCCGGCTCCACGCTGTTCACGGGACTCGTGGGCTTCCTCAACTCGGTGCCCTACCTGGTCCTGTCGCCCTTCGCCGGCGTCCTGGGCGACCGCCTGGACCGGCGCCGGATCCTGATCACCGTACTCTCGCTCCTCTGCCTGCAGTCGCTCGTGCTCGCGATTCTTTCGGGCCTGGGCGTCATCACCATGACCCAGCTCGCCGTCCTCGCCTTTTTCGCGGGCCTCGCCAACTCGTTCGAGACGCCCACGCGGCAGTCCTTCTTCGTCCTGCTCCTCGACGACAAGGACGACCTCCCGAACGCGATCGCGCTCAATTCCATCCTCATGAACGGGGCGAGGCTCGTGGGCCCGTCGATCGGCGGATTCATCGTCGCCGCGTGGGGCGAGACGGCCTGCTTCGCCCTCAACTCGGCGAGCTTCCTCGCCGTCCTGGTTGCGCTGTTCGGTATCAAGGTGCGGCCGGCGCCGCCCCGCGCCGCGAGCCATCCGCTGGCCGACCTTGCCGACGGCTGGCGCTATGCGATGGGCAGCGTCCCCATCCGCAGCATGCTCTTCCTGCTGGGCACGCTGAGCTTCACGATCGGCCCCTATTCCACGCTCATGCCCGCCATCGCCGTGAAGACGTTCGGCGAAGGCGCCCATCTCGTGGGCATCTTCATCGGCGCGGTCGGCCTGGGCGCCGTCATCTCCGCAGTGAGCCTCGCGCGCCGTCCCTCGGTGCGCGGGCTCGGCAAGTGGATCCCCATCGCCGCCATTACCGCAGGCGTCGGCGCGTGCGGCTTCAGCTTCTCCCGCTCCGTCCCCCTTTCCGCGTTCCTCATCGGCCTGGCGGGCTTCGGCATGTTCATGACGGCGGCGACCTGCAACACGATCCTGCAAAGCATCGTGGACGATGACAAGCGCGGACGCGTCATGAGCTACTACACGATGTTCTTCATCGGGTCGCTCCCCATCGGGCACCTCGCCGCAGGGTCCCTGGCAGAGCGCATCGGCGCGCCATTCACGTTCCTGGTTGGCGGAATTGCCTGCATCGTCGCAGGAACGATCTTCGCCTTCCGCCTGCCCTCCTTCCGCAGCCACCTGCGTCCCGTGTACCTGGAGCGTGGCATCATCCCTCCGACTGGAGACCCGCCCCAATGA
- the chrA gene encoding chromate efflux transporter: MSGAKPARVSFGAALRFWLKLGFVSFGGPAGQIAIMHRELVETRRWISERRFLHALNYCMVLPGPEAQQLATYIGWLLHGTWGGIAAGALFVLPSLAILIGLSWAYLAFSQAPLVAAILAGVKPAVVAIVIAATVRIGSRAVKRPFHVAIAVASFVALALFSAPFPLVIAGAALVGVAGRRYAPPPAHAAPAPGTAHDAAVIDDDTPPPAHAATSIGKLARVALVGLVLWAIPFAALVAAFGPNGDYANMARFFTQAALVTFGGAYAVLPYVVDSAVNHFGWATMGQMIDGLALGETTPGPLIMIVAFVGFVGAWTKATLGPESLIAAAILGAAVATWFTFLPSFVFILAGAPWVERTRDDVHLEGPLSAITAAVVGVIASLALFFAWHVFWPGASQANPFPVPIVWPAVAITVLSLVALVRYRIGIIPVIAWSAAAGIALNTLT; encoded by the coding sequence ATGAGCGGCGCGAAGCCGGCCCGCGTGTCCTTCGGGGCGGCGCTGCGCTTCTGGCTCAAGCTCGGTTTCGTGAGCTTCGGTGGCCCCGCGGGGCAAATCGCCATCATGCACCGCGAGCTGGTCGAGACACGGCGGTGGATCTCGGAGCGGCGCTTCCTGCACGCGCTCAACTACTGCATGGTGCTGCCCGGTCCCGAGGCGCAGCAACTCGCCACCTATATCGGCTGGCTGCTGCACGGCACGTGGGGCGGCATCGCTGCCGGGGCGCTGTTCGTGCTTCCGTCGCTCGCGATCCTCATCGGGCTGTCCTGGGCCTACCTCGCGTTCAGCCAGGCTCCCCTCGTGGCGGCGATCCTGGCGGGGGTGAAGCCCGCCGTCGTGGCGATCGTGATCGCCGCCACGGTTCGCATTGGCTCCCGCGCCGTCAAGCGGCCGTTCCACGTCGCGATCGCCGTGGCATCCTTCGTCGCGCTCGCCCTGTTCTCCGCGCCTTTCCCGCTCGTGATTGCCGGCGCCGCGCTCGTCGGCGTCGCCGGACGTCGCTACGCGCCGCCCCCCGCGCACGCCGCCCCGGCGCCGGGAACTGCGCACGATGCGGCCGTGATCGACGACGACACGCCGCCCCCCGCGCACGCGGCCACCTCGATCGGGAAGCTGGCCAGGGTCGCGTTGGTGGGACTCGTACTGTGGGCAATTCCCTTCGCAGCCCTGGTCGCCGCCTTCGGCCCCAACGGCGACTACGCGAACATGGCGCGGTTCTTCACGCAGGCCGCACTGGTCACGTTCGGAGGCGCGTACGCGGTGCTCCCCTATGTCGTCGACAGCGCGGTGAACCACTTCGGCTGGGCCACCATGGGGCAGATGATCGACGGTCTCGCCCTCGGCGAGACGACGCCGGGCCCGCTGATCATGATCGTGGCGTTCGTGGGTTTCGTGGGCGCGTGGACCAAGGCAACGCTCGGGCCGGAAAGCCTGATTGCCGCGGCGATCCTGGGCGCGGCCGTGGCGACCTGGTTCACGTTCCTGCCCTCGTTCGTTTTCATCCTCGCCGGTGCTCCCTGGGTCGAGCGCACGCGCGACGACGTTCACCTCGAAGGACCGCTCTCGGCGATCACGGCGGCTGTCGTAGGCGTGATCGCGAGCCTCGCCCTCTTCTTCGCCTGGCACGTATTCTGGCCCGGCGCGAGCCAGGCGAATCCATTCCCCGTCCCGATCGTCTGGCCCGCGGTGGCGATCACGGTGCTCTCGCTCGTCGCGCTGGTGAGGTACCGCATCGGAATCATCCCGGTGATCGCCTGGTCGGCGGCCGCCGGCATCGCGTTGAACACGCTCACCTGA